A portion of the Streptomyces coeruleoprunus genome contains these proteins:
- a CDS encoding ABC transporter permease has protein sequence MTATATTPSPYAQLTGPTTVRRILTAPTTGPLAALVLACAFFSLTTEQFLTGGNFSLIVQQVMVVGTLAIGQTLIILTAGIDLSCGAVMAFGSIVIAKMAAQGTLSPLAAIGLGLLVCAGFGLVNGLLVQMVPLPPFIVTLGMLNVAFALTHIYSAEQTVTGLPAPLTALGETFPLGNTDITYGSLVTIALFLAFAYALSSTAWGRHVYALGNSPEAARLNGIRTSRLTVGIYALAGLVYGIAALLLISRTGVGDPQAGQTDNLDSITAVVLGGTSLFGGRGAVLGTFIGVLIVGVFRNGLQLMGVASIYQTLITGALVILAVTVDQISRKKAR, from the coding sequence ATGACTGCCACGGCGACCACGCCCTCGCCCTACGCCCAGCTCACAGGGCCGACCACGGTCCGCAGAATCCTCACCGCGCCCACCACGGGTCCCCTCGCGGCGCTCGTGCTGGCCTGCGCCTTCTTCTCCCTGACGACCGAACAGTTCCTCACCGGCGGGAACTTCTCCCTGATCGTGCAGCAGGTCATGGTGGTGGGCACGCTCGCCATCGGCCAGACACTGATCATCCTGACCGCCGGCATCGACCTGTCGTGCGGTGCCGTGATGGCGTTCGGCAGCATCGTCATCGCGAAGATGGCCGCCCAGGGGACGCTGTCGCCGCTCGCCGCGATCGGGCTCGGCCTGCTCGTGTGCGCCGGATTCGGCCTGGTCAACGGCCTGTTGGTGCAGATGGTCCCGCTGCCGCCGTTCATCGTCACGCTCGGCATGCTGAACGTGGCGTTCGCCCTGACCCACATCTACTCCGCCGAGCAGACCGTCACCGGCCTGCCCGCCCCGCTGACCGCACTCGGCGAGACGTTCCCGCTGGGCAACACCGACATCACGTACGGCTCGCTCGTCACCATCGCCCTGTTCCTGGCCTTCGCCTACGCGCTGAGCAGCACCGCCTGGGGCCGGCACGTGTACGCGCTCGGCAACAGCCCGGAGGCCGCGCGCCTCAACGGCATCCGCACCTCCCGGCTCACCGTCGGCATCTACGCCCTGGCCGGCCTGGTGTACGGGATCGCCGCGCTGCTGCTGATCTCCCGCACCGGGGTCGGCGACCCGCAGGCGGGCCAGACCGACAACCTGGACAGCATCACGGCCGTCGTCCTGGGCGGCACCAGCCTCTTCGGCGGGCGGGGCGCCGTCCTCGGCACCTTCATCGGCGTCCTCATCGTCGGCGTCTTCCGCAACGGGCTCCAGCTGATGGGCGTCGCCTCCATCTACCAGACCCTCATCACCGGCGCGCTGGTGATCCTCGCGGTCACCGTCGACCAGATCTCCCGGAAGAAGGCCCGATGA
- a CDS encoding sugar ABC transporter substrate-binding protein → MSRSIRTLSARARVTACTTVVALSALSLTACGAGAQGAGGGKVKVGLITKTDTNPFFVKMKEGAEDAAEKSGVELVSAAGKFDGDNAGQVTAVENMVASGVKGILITPNDSKAIVPALEKARAKGVLVIALDSPTDPQNATDALFATDNVKAGELIGRYAKAVMAGRPAKIAMLDLAPGVAVGVQRHDGFLKGFGIAEGDPAVVCAQDTGGDQAKGQTAMENCLQKAPGINVVYTINEPAALGAYTALKAKGLEKKVLVVSVDGGCTGTNAVKEGRIAATSQQYPLKMAAQGVQAVADFARTGKKASGYTDTGVTLVTDRPGTGVEAKDTTFGLRNCWG, encoded by the coding sequence ATGTCCCGCAGCATTCGCACCCTTTCCGCCCGTGCCCGAGTGACCGCCTGCACCACCGTCGTGGCGCTGTCCGCCCTGTCCCTGACGGCGTGCGGCGCCGGCGCCCAAGGGGCCGGCGGCGGCAAGGTGAAGGTCGGTCTCATCACCAAGACCGACACCAATCCGTTCTTCGTGAAGATGAAGGAGGGCGCGGAGGACGCGGCCGAGAAGAGCGGCGTCGAACTCGTCAGTGCCGCCGGGAAGTTCGACGGCGACAACGCCGGCCAGGTCACGGCGGTCGAGAACATGGTGGCCTCCGGGGTGAAGGGCATCCTCATCACACCGAACGACTCCAAGGCGATCGTCCCCGCACTGGAGAAGGCCCGCGCCAAGGGCGTCCTCGTGATCGCCCTGGACAGCCCCACCGACCCGCAGAACGCCACCGACGCCCTGTTCGCCACCGACAACGTCAAGGCCGGTGAGCTGATCGGCCGGTACGCCAAGGCCGTCATGGCCGGCCGGCCCGCGAAGATCGCCATGCTGGACCTGGCCCCCGGCGTCGCCGTAGGGGTGCAGCGTCACGACGGCTTCCTCAAGGGATTCGGCATCGCCGAGGGCGACCCGGCCGTGGTGTGCGCGCAGGACACGGGCGGCGACCAGGCCAAGGGCCAGACGGCGATGGAGAACTGCCTGCAGAAGGCGCCCGGCATCAACGTCGTCTACACCATCAACGAGCCCGCCGCGCTCGGCGCGTACACCGCGCTCAAGGCCAAGGGTCTGGAGAAGAAGGTCCTCGTCGTGTCCGTCGACGGCGGCTGCACCGGCACGAACGCCGTGAAGGAGGGCAGGATCGCCGCCACGTCGCAGCAGTACCCGCTGAAGATGGCCGCCCAGGGCGTCCAGGCCGTCGCCGACTTCGCCAGGACCGGCAAGAAGGCGTCCGGTTACACCGACACCGGCGTCACCCTCGTCACCGACCGTCCGGGCACCGGCGTCGAGGCGAAGGACACGACGTTCGGCCTGCGGAACTGCTGGGGCTGA